Proteins encoded within one genomic window of Phototrophicus methaneseepsis:
- a CDS encoding alpha-N-arabinofuranosidase — MPEHHISVNLQHAVGQINPNIYGHFAEHLGACIYEGIWVGEDSPIPNTNGMRNDVIAAMKKIAPPVIRWPGGCFADDYHWRDGIGPRDSRPDRINIWWGEDIENNHFGTHEFLQFCRLVGAEPYLVGNVGSGTPGELRDWVEYCNFAGDSTLSRERAANGSPEPFGVRYWGVGNENWGCGGSFDPEDYAAAYRQFSTYLREFGQTPLYLIACGPRNNDIDWTLRFLEKLKPAWRPKIHGFAAHYYARARDPQGRESYSAFTGTATDYTDAQWYYQIYVGLEMERLVMQQRAAMDSYDPDRQIGLIVDEWGTWHPPTEGHHPRHLWQQNTIRDALVAATTLDIFNRHADKVVMGNIAQTINVLQAMILTDGDQMLTTPTYHVYDMYQAHQGGQSILLQVDSDVIPFEINGKQYDLPALSGSASLKGRTLTLSIVNSHIDQPIETTIDLGGIKIKQAELSTLVGEDIYSHNTFAAPSQVEPRLTSLDVPDGEWVHTFEPASVNVITFTL; from the coding sequence ATGCCAGAACATCACATTTCAGTCAATTTGCAGCACGCAGTGGGCCAGATCAATCCCAATATTTATGGGCACTTTGCCGAGCACTTAGGGGCTTGTATCTACGAAGGCATCTGGGTTGGTGAAGATTCGCCTATCCCGAATACAAATGGCATGCGTAATGATGTGATCGCTGCTATGAAGAAGATCGCCCCACCCGTCATTCGTTGGCCTGGCGGTTGCTTCGCCGATGATTATCATTGGCGTGATGGTATCGGCCCACGTGATAGTCGCCCGGATCGGATCAATATCTGGTGGGGCGAAGACATCGAAAATAATCATTTTGGCACGCATGAGTTCTTGCAATTTTGCCGTCTGGTGGGCGCTGAACCCTATCTGGTCGGTAACGTTGGTAGTGGGACACCGGGTGAACTGCGTGATTGGGTTGAGTACTGCAACTTCGCAGGGGATAGCACGCTTTCTCGTGAACGTGCTGCCAATGGTTCGCCGGAGCCTTTTGGGGTGCGATACTGGGGTGTCGGCAATGAAAACTGGGGGTGTGGTGGTTCGTTCGACCCGGAAGATTATGCGGCAGCTTATCGGCAATTTTCAACTTATCTGCGGGAGTTTGGTCAAACGCCACTCTATCTGATTGCATGTGGCCCCCGGAATAATGATATCGACTGGACGCTGCGTTTTCTGGAGAAGCTAAAACCTGCCTGGCGTCCGAAGATTCACGGTTTTGCGGCGCATTATTATGCGCGTGCCCGTGATCCCCAGGGGCGGGAGTCTTATTCAGCGTTTACAGGTACTGCAACCGATTATACAGACGCACAATGGTATTATCAGATTTACGTTGGCTTGGAGATGGAGCGTCTCGTGATGCAGCAGCGCGCTGCAATGGATAGCTATGATCCAGATCGACAAATTGGGTTGATTGTCGATGAATGGGGGACATGGCACCCACCGACAGAAGGCCATCATCCGCGTCACTTGTGGCAGCAGAACACCATCCGCGATGCCCTCGTTGCTGCGACGACATTGGATATCTTCAACCGCCATGCTGATAAAGTCGTCATGGGGAATATCGCCCAGACAATCAACGTTTTGCAGGCCATGATCCTTACAGATGGCGATCAGATGCTAACGACACCGACATATCATGTTTATGATATGTATCAGGCGCATCAGGGTGGGCAGAGCATACTCTTGCAGGTTGATTCTGACGTGATTCCCTTTGAAATCAATGGCAAACAATATGACCTCCCGGCATTGAGTGGTTCCGCTTCACTTAAAGGGCGCACGCTTACACTAAGTATCGTCAACTCACACATTGACCAACCGATTGAAACGACAATCGATTTAGGCGGGATCAAGATAAAGCAGGCGGAACTGAGCACATTGGTAGGTGAGGACATCTATTCACACAATACCTTTGCTGCGCCGTCCCAGGTTGAACCTCGCTTGACTTCGTTAGATGTGCCTGATGGTGAGTGGGTACACACTTTCGAACCCGCATCTGTCAACGTCATCACGTTCACCCTTTAG
- a CDS encoding acylphosphatase — MKRLHAIVHGHVQGVYFRATTQDRAVQLSITGWVRNNADGTVEVIAEGSKDKLEVLHNFLLQGPPSARDSSVDVNWSDAAGTFYEFTVQR, encoded by the coding sequence ATGAAAAGGCTCCACGCGATTGTTCACGGTCATGTTCAGGGTGTTTATTTCCGTGCGACGACTCAGGACCGCGCGGTCCAACTGAGTATTACGGGATGGGTTCGTAACAATGCGGATGGAACGGTGGAGGTCATAGCAGAAGGCTCAAAGGATAAGCTAGAAGTGCTTCATAATTTCTTGCTCCAAGGGCCGCCTTCTGCTCGCGATAGTTCTGTTGATGTCAATTGGTCCGATGCGGCAGGGACGTTCTATGAATTTACTGTGCAGCGTTGA
- a CDS encoding DUF72 domain-containing protein — protein sequence MLSIGTSGWHYDHWRGNFYPDDVKDMLGFYTSQFKSVEVNNTFYQLPEKSTFEAWYEATPHDFEFAVKASRYMTHMKKLKDPDEPIARFLGSVEPLGDKLGPVLFQLPGKWHFNAERLEQFLRRLPDDHRYAFEFRDKSWHTQQAYDLLAAYDAAFCVYEFAGYVSPKEVTADFVYIRLHGPNETPYEGEYGNPALSGWAGAISSWLRQGKDVYCFFDNDQAGYAPRDALRLKAMLDT from the coding sequence ATGTTATCTATCGGTACATCTGGCTGGCATTATGACCATTGGCGCGGGAATTTCTATCCAGATGATGTCAAGGATATGCTGGGGTTCTATACATCGCAGTTCAAGAGCGTAGAGGTTAACAATACATTTTACCAACTGCCGGAAAAATCGACATTCGAGGCATGGTACGAAGCGACTCCTCATGATTTTGAATTTGCTGTCAAAGCCAGTCGTTACATGACACATATGAAAAAGCTCAAAGACCCGGATGAACCGATTGCACGATTTTTGGGATCTGTTGAGCCATTAGGAGATAAGCTGGGGCCTGTACTGTTCCAACTGCCGGGCAAATGGCACTTTAATGCAGAGCGTTTAGAACAGTTTCTCCGTAGGTTGCCAGATGACCATCGCTATGCTTTTGAATTCAGAGATAAAAGCTGGCACACGCAGCAGGCTTACGACCTGCTAGCAGCATACGATGCCGCATTTTGTGTTTACGAATTTGCTGGTTACGTTTCTCCTAAAGAGGTGACGGCGGATTTCGTCTATATACGCTTACATGGCCCCAATGAAACCCCATATGAAGGGGAATATGGCAACCCGGCGCTTAGTGGATGGGCAGGCGCTATTTCTAGCTGGCTCCGGCAAGGCAAAGATGTCTATTGTTTCTTCGATAATGATCAGGCGGGTTATGCGCCACGTGATGCCTTGCGTTTGAAGGCCATGTTAGACACATAG